In Leptospira saintgironsiae, one genomic interval encodes:
- the cutA gene encoding divalent-cation tolerance protein CutA, producing the protein MSYRTFYVTTKNETEALEIAETLVNERLVACANLIPGMKSIYRWHGRVEHNQETVLLLKTKDSEAEKVVARISELHSYTVPCIVSWEIKEANQKYLRWIDSEIGK; encoded by the coding sequence ATGAGCTATCGAACTTTTTACGTCACCACGAAGAACGAGACCGAGGCTTTAGAAATCGCGGAAACTTTAGTAAACGAAAGACTGGTTGCCTGCGCCAATTTAATCCCTGGTATGAAATCTATTTATAGATGGCATGGAAGGGTGGAGCATAATCAGGAAACGGTTCTTTTGTTAAAAACCAAAGATTCTGAGGCGGAAAAAGTCGTAGCAAGAATTTCGGAACTACATAGTTACACAGTTCCTTGTATCGTTTCCTGGGAAATCAAAGAGGCGAATCAAAAGTATTTGCGTTGGATAGATTCGGAAATCGGAAAATAA
- a CDS encoding helix-turn-helix domain-containing protein, giving the protein MLLSVACLLRPEKSAGLRILSLLSFCVSIQFLYVYFLLKGIYFEPSFLNHLHIPFAWFLGPGMYSLYSVTVREEKFTAFERSFYLPGILLLILFPILHLVLPQIFLSHPIDYFEKGSTSWPDILLLGAYSANLVFYSSIVWQTRAAFQLERLKKDAGARILLFVIIGSGSVTSILVISYLIRDINLLFISVLSTVIYAVAGYLAQIYSPEVFSEMGPSMRDAYRNSRLEGVDTNDLENRLESLMSKEKIYLQEDLSLSILSNQLDIKPYQLSEFLNQRKGTNFAKFVNGFRVAEAVRILQKEEGANILSVAYRSGFNSKATFNLAFKSIQGVSPREYLRKSKVS; this is encoded by the coding sequence ATGCTTCTTTCTGTGGCATGCCTACTCCGACCGGAGAAAAGTGCCGGTTTAAGGATTTTATCTTTATTATCTTTTTGTGTTTCTATCCAATTCTTATATGTTTATTTTCTTTTGAAGGGGATTTATTTCGAACCTTCGTTTTTAAACCATCTTCATATTCCATTCGCATGGTTTTTAGGACCAGGAATGTATAGTTTATATTCTGTTACGGTTCGAGAGGAGAAGTTCACAGCCTTCGAAAGAAGCTTTTATCTTCCAGGAATACTTCTTCTTATCTTATTTCCTATCTTACATTTAGTTTTACCTCAAATCTTTCTTAGCCATCCTATAGATTATTTCGAAAAGGGATCCACAAGTTGGCCGGATATCCTGCTGTTAGGTGCATATTCTGCAAATTTAGTATTTTATTCTTCTATCGTTTGGCAGACAAGAGCAGCTTTCCAATTGGAAAGACTGAAAAAAGATGCAGGTGCGAGGATACTTCTTTTCGTTATAATCGGAAGCGGAAGTGTAACTTCTATCCTTGTTATTTCTTATTTAATCAGAGATATTAATTTATTATTCATTTCTGTTCTAAGCACTGTCATCTACGCAGTCGCAGGTTATCTGGCGCAAATTTATTCTCCGGAAGTTTTCAGCGAGATGGGACCTTCTATGAGAGACGCGTATCGTAATTCCAGATTAGAAGGTGTGGACACAAACGATCTGGAAAACCGTTTAGAAAGTTTGATGTCAAAAGAAAAAATCTATCTACAAGAAGATCTTTCTCTTTCTATACTATCCAATCAGTTAGATATCAAACCATATCAACTTTCGGAATTTCTGAATCAAAGAAAAGGAACTAACTTTGCAAAGTTTGTAAACGGTTTCAGAGTAGCAGAAGCAGTTCGTATATTACAAAAAGAAGAAGGAGCCAATATTCTCTCGGTCGCGTACAGATCAGGCTTCAATTCAAAGGCGACTTTCAATCTTGCATTCAAATCCATACAAGGTGTTTCCCCCAGAGAGTATCTGCGAAAATCTAAGGTCTCTTAA
- a CDS encoding OmpA family protein — translation MAFRGLLILFFLIPSYIFSETPVLFRWKMKSGDDLELNEYHRVKARQGLRVINREDKNRILLKATSCKKEGCDFSAIFDTYIKFPELDPAFYKDKTFKSKFNISELGQYTVPPEYSMPNLRSLPSFSAKEVGVGEEWTKPASESFQFPTARIEIPVQAKYVYQGKGEWEYAGKKGNADLIEYNYNLMKESDPVAQNIPYKIYGFAKGKVFFDSEQGVPQYKYVQLAYTFVFPNGIAQEMSFEIHGVYSKQNSVTENDKDKIAEEVKRILGPFPEGTAHPKKRPTGKKGNGLEWPEWEGNPEEEVPDRAPVEIRKSNEGVVLSLDNLLFDYNKSELKPEAKKVLERIADVLKKYPDREIRIGGHTDDKGSQEYNLKLSQDRALSVLQELRDFHGIEETRMSYRGYGKSQPVAENSSELGRAKNRRVDITIVLE, via the coding sequence ATGGCATTCAGAGGGCTCCTCATATTATTCTTCTTAATTCCCTCTTATATATTTTCCGAAACCCCAGTACTGTTCCGATGGAAAATGAAATCCGGAGACGATCTGGAATTAAACGAATACCATAGAGTAAAGGCCAGACAAGGTCTTAGAGTCATCAATAGAGAAGATAAAAATCGAATTTTACTTAAGGCGACTAGCTGCAAAAAAGAAGGATGCGATTTTTCTGCAATATTCGATACCTATATTAAATTTCCTGAATTAGATCCTGCATTCTATAAAGACAAAACTTTTAAGAGTAAATTTAACATTTCGGAATTGGGCCAATATACAGTTCCTCCTGAATATAGTATGCCTAACCTAAGATCATTACCTAGTTTTTCTGCGAAAGAAGTAGGTGTGGGAGAAGAATGGACCAAACCTGCTTCTGAAAGTTTTCAATTTCCTACAGCAAGGATTGAGATCCCAGTCCAGGCAAAGTATGTTTACCAAGGTAAGGGAGAGTGGGAATATGCAGGTAAAAAAGGGAACGCAGATCTTATAGAATATAATTATAATTTAATGAAAGAATCTGATCCCGTTGCACAGAATATTCCTTACAAAATTTATGGTTTTGCAAAGGGAAAAGTTTTTTTCGATTCGGAGCAAGGTGTTCCTCAATATAAATATGTTCAGCTTGCATATACATTCGTTTTTCCAAATGGGATCGCTCAAGAAATGTCTTTCGAGATCCATGGAGTTTATTCTAAACAAAACTCTGTTACTGAAAACGATAAGGATAAAATTGCAGAAGAAGTCAAAAGGATCCTTGGGCCTTTCCCAGAAGGAACTGCTCATCCTAAAAAGAGACCGACTGGTAAAAAAGGGAACGGATTAGAATGGCCCGAATGGGAAGGAAATCCAGAAGAAGAAGTTCCAGACCGCGCACCAGTAGAGATCAGGAAATCGAATGAGGGTGTTGTACTTTCTTTAGATAACCTTCTTTTTGATTATAATAAATCAGAATTGAAGCCGGAGGCCAAAAAGGTCTTAGAAAGGATTGCAGATGTTCTTAAAAAATATCCTGATAGAGAAATTCGGATCGGTGGACATACGGACGATAAAGGCAGCCAAGAATATAATCTTAAACTTTCCCAAGACAGAGCGTTATCAGTTCTGCAGGAGTTAAGAGATTTTCATGGAATAGAAGAAACTAGAATGTCTTATAGAGGTTATGGAAAGTCTCAACCTGTGGCTGAAAATTCCTCAGAATTAGGTAGAGCTAAAAACCGAAGAGTGGATATCACCATCGTATTGGAATAG
- a CDS encoding CocE/NonD family hydrolase has protein sequence MMIVGGSFYSCKSDSSQNAEAAALLASLDPSLAQTSGNKGVSELEDSSGQIQNAFAQESDGSFTFDNTIKVTANDGVVLEASLFTPSAPSPTGKYPTVIFVNSWALNKYEYLVPAAKLAKKGYIVLSYSTRGFGASGGLIDTAGPKDRADLSKIIDWLLANTQTDSANIGISGISYGAGISLAGVSTEPRIKTAVAMSGWGNLKRSLYGNDTPRLIWGLLLVASSYITGRPDPIIAQNFGKLLQHTDIDSVTTWAADRSPETFVGQLNASAGKSVMISNNFEDFLFNPNAVLDYYAKITVPKKLLMNEGIHASAEIGGILGFSGTVWDNAYDWFDYWLKGVNNGIMDKPQVTFQKRFAGPRVTLPSWPSPTVSDKTFYLKPRGLFTNGEIGTSQNTTVTNTGILSGADTVASTGFPLLADILASHADIPVTTNLALVSRVNGIVYQSSNLSSTVKIRGKMFWNGRISSSLGKANVNVYFYDVDKYGTATLITHGTGTIFDAGWYETKDMSIDLNAVAYDVPAGNKIAIAIDTFDSQYSVPTVLIYGLDVKHSKTPQSTLVIQSEN, from the coding sequence ATGATGATCGTAGGAGGATCTTTTTACTCTTGTAAAAGTGATTCTTCTCAAAATGCGGAAGCTGCTGCCCTCTTAGCTTCCTTAGATCCAAGCCTCGCTCAAACTTCCGGAAACAAAGGTGTTTCCGAGTTAGAAGATTCAAGCGGTCAGATCCAAAATGCATTCGCGCAAGAGAGCGACGGAAGTTTCACTTTCGACAATACCATTAAGGTAACTGCAAACGACGGAGTTGTGTTAGAAGCTAGTCTTTTCACTCCTTCTGCCCCTTCCCCTACCGGAAAATACCCAACAGTAATTTTCGTTAATAGCTGGGCATTGAACAAGTATGAGTATCTGGTTCCTGCTGCTAAGCTTGCTAAAAAGGGATATATTGTTCTCTCTTATAGCACAAGGGGTTTCGGAGCTTCCGGAGGACTCATTGATACTGCTGGTCCAAAAGATAGAGCAGATCTCAGCAAAATTATCGATTGGCTACTTGCAAACACCCAAACCGATTCCGCGAATATCGGTATCTCTGGTATCTCTTACGGTGCTGGAATTTCTTTAGCGGGTGTGAGCACTGAGCCTAGAATTAAAACTGCTGTTGCAATGAGTGGTTGGGGAAATCTCAAACGTTCTCTTTACGGCAACGATACTCCTAGATTGATCTGGGGATTATTGCTTGTTGCTTCTAGTTATATTACCGGAAGACCTGATCCAATCATCGCTCAGAATTTCGGAAAACTTCTACAACATACGGACATCGATTCTGTGACCACATGGGCAGCAGATCGTTCTCCAGAAACTTTTGTAGGACAATTGAATGCTTCTGCAGGTAAGTCAGTAATGATCTCGAATAACTTCGAGGACTTCTTATTTAACCCAAATGCGGTTTTAGATTATTACGCTAAGATCACTGTTCCTAAAAAACTTTTAATGAACGAAGGAATTCATGCTTCCGCAGAAATCGGCGGTATCCTCGGTTTTTCCGGTACAGTTTGGGATAACGCATACGATTGGTTCGATTATTGGTTGAAAGGTGTCAATAACGGAATCATGGACAAACCTCAGGTTACTTTCCAAAAACGTTTTGCGGGACCTAGAGTAACTCTTCCTTCTTGGCCTTCTCCTACTGTTTCCGATAAAACTTTTTATCTGAAGCCTAGAGGTCTTTTCACTAACGGAGAGATCGGTACTAGCCAAAACACTACTGTCACTAACACTGGAATTCTTTCCGGAGCGGATACTGTTGCAAGCACTGGATTTCCTTTACTTGCGGATATTCTTGCTTCTCACGCGGATATTCCTGTAACAACCAATTTAGCTTTAGTAAGCAGAGTGAATGGTATCGTTTACCAATCTTCTAATTTAAGTTCTACAGTGAAAATCAGAGGTAAAATGTTCTGGAACGGAAGAATTTCTTCCAGCCTAGGAAAGGCTAATGTGAACGTTTACTTCTACGATGTAGACAAATATGGCACCGCTACTTTGATCACTCATGGTACCGGGACTATTTTCGATGCTGGATGGTATGAAACAAAAGATATGTCTATCGATCTAAATGCGGTAGCTTACGATGTTCCAGCAGGGAATAAGATCGCGATTGCAATCGATACTTTCGATTCACAATATTCGGTGCCTACTGTGCTGATTTATGGTCTGGATGTGAAACACTCCAAAACCCCACAATCCACTTTAGTAATCCAATCGGAGAATTAA